A genomic stretch from Helianthus annuus cultivar XRQ/B chromosome 1, HanXRQr2.0-SUNRISE, whole genome shotgun sequence includes:
- the LOC110864209 gene encoding protein indeterminate-domain 12 yields the protein MMFSASVYSSSNKTSTSLSDQDAATSTVSPVITSKIHHDQFTPSITLSSISSHIQEHDHLYPSPQKIKKKRNLPGNPDPDAEVIALSPKTLMATNRFVCEICNKGFQRDQNLQLHRRGHNLPWKLKQRNNKDEVKKRAYVCPEPTCVHHHPSRALGDLTGIKKHFCRKHGEKKWKCDKCSKIYAVQSDWKAHSKTCGTREYRCDCGTLFSRKDSFITHRAFCDALAEETARLSAAAAAAASISIPNTHHPSIINNVTNTPFNIQLSSQNSTTSLFHFNHNHPNPNPTWIPTQDPNSARIKPETINHPHPTHHLLPTISLPYYQDPDPTRIISRAPATFHGLHVSTNVHQPPAHHLSATALLQKAATVGHVVDHVGSTMSGLDMGELGHVTSSVGYHQHVGMTSGSIATWHKTDRLTRDFLGLTGDQEVDHHGGVEANVNVRSMLTYTGGIEIPADGGFGTSGSDAWGNC from the exons ATGatgttttcagcatcagtttaTTCTTCTAGCAATAAAACCTCTACTTCTTTATCTGATCAAGATGCTGCAACCAGCACTGTTTCCCCTGTGATTACAAGCAAGATTCATCATGATCAGTTCACTCCTTCAATCACACTTTCTTCAATTTCAAGTCATATTCAAGAACATGATCATCTCTACCCTAGTCCTCAAAAGATCAAGAAAAAGAGAAACCTCCCAGGAAATCCAg ATCCAGATGCAGAAGTGATAGCATTATCACCAAAAACACTGATGGCAACAAACAGATTTGTGTGTGAGATTTGCAACAAAGGGTTTCAGAGAGATCAAAACTTGCAACTTCACAGAAGAGGTCATAACCTACCATGGAAACTGAAGCAAAGAAACAACAAAGATGAGGTCAAGAAAAGAGCTTATGTGTGCCCTGAACCTACTTGTGTGCACCACCACCCTTCTAGGGCTCTTGGGGATCTCACTGGGATCAAGAAACACTTTTGTAGAAAACATGGTGAAAAGAAGTGGAAGTGTGACAAGTGTTCTAAGATCTATGCAGTTCAATCTGATTGGAAAGCACATTCTAAAACTTGTGGCACTAGGGAGTATAGATGTGACTGTGGTACCCTCTTCTCCAG GAAAGATAGCTTTATTACTCACAGAGCCTTCTGTGATGCTTTAGCTGAAGAAACTGCCAGACTCTCAGCTGCAGCTGCAGCTGCAGCTTCAATTTCAATACCTAACACCCACCACCCTTCAATTATCAACAATGTTACAAATACCCCCTTCAACATTCAACTAAGTTCACAAAACTCCACAACTTCACTTTTCCATTTCAATCACAACCACCCAAACCCAAACCCTACTTGGATCCCCACCCAAGATCCCAACTCGGCCCGAATCAAACCCGAAACCATCAACCACCCCCACCCGACCCACCACCTTCTTCCCACCATTTCTTTGCCCTATTACCAAGACCCGGACCCGACCCGGATAATTTCACGGGCGCCAGCAACATTCCACGGTCTCCACGTCAGCACCAACGTACATCAACCGCCGGCGCATCACCTCTCCGCCACCGCGCTACTACAAAAGGCGGCGACGGTGGGTCACGTGGTGGATCATGTGGGGTCAACTATGAGTGGTTTGGATATGGGAGAGTTGGGTCACGTGACAAGCTCTGTGGGGTACCACCAGCACGTGGGGATGACGTCAGGGAGTATTGCCACGTGGCATAAAACGGACCGTTTGACTAGAGATTTTCTTGGGTTGACCGGCGATCAGGAGGTTGACCACCATGGTGGGGTCGAGGCTAACGTGAACGTGAGGAGTATGCTAACGTACACCGGGGGTATAGAGATCCCGGCCGATGGAGGGTTCGGTACAAGTGGTTCGGATGCGTGGGGCAACTGTTAA